In Gossypium arboreum isolate Shixiya-1 chromosome 5, ASM2569848v2, whole genome shotgun sequence, a single genomic region encodes these proteins:
- the LOC108457184 gene encoding uncharacterized protein LOC108457184 isoform X1 produces MGEEYDIVNLIVLGVISWTTVFLLVRKIFSDRSFELCNRIVSTIHGILAVILASLSVEDWSCPVCPLASASTPKQRQVLAVTVAYLIYDLICCLFDVKFTLDNTVHHLVSIVGLAAGLAFQLCGSEQVAAIFITEISSPFLHARELLKEFGYRDTDLNLAADVLFAVIFSVARMVGGPYVTFVTLTANNPLLIKAMAVGLQLVSTFWFYKIVKMVKYKLTKRRKQVGMPGKLD; encoded by the exons ATGGGGGAGGAATACGATATTGTGAATTTGATTGTGTTGGGAGTGATCTCATGGACGACAGTTTTTCTACTTGTCCGAAAAATCTTCTCCGACCGCTCCTTTGAACTTTGCAACCGCATTGTTTCTACAATCCATGGGATTTTGGCTGTGATTTTAGCCTCGCTCTCTGTTGAAGATTGGAGCTGCCCTGTTTGTCCTTTGGCTTCGGCTTCTACGCCTAAGCAG AGGCAAGTTTTGGCTGTTACCGTAGCTTATCTTATATATGACCTCATCTGCTGCCTCTTTGACGTCAAATTCACTCTTGACAACACAGTTCATCACTTGGTCAGCATCGTTGGTCTTGCAGCTGGCCTTGCCTTTCAATTG TGTGGATCAGAACAAGTTGCTGCCATATTCATAACGGAGATCTCAAGCCCTTTCCTCCACGCCAGGGAACTGCTTAAAGAATTCGGTTACAGGGACACCGATCTCAATTTAGCAGCTGAT GTCCTATTTGCTGTAATATTCTCAGTAGCAAGGATGGTGGGTGGACCTTATGTGACTTTCGTTACTCTGACAGCTAATAACCCGCTACTTATCAAG GCAATGGCTGTAGGACTTCAGTTAGTGAGTACTTTCTGGTTCTACAAGATTGTAAAGATGGTGAAGTACAAGCTTACTAAAAGAAGGAAGCAGGTGGGCATGCCTGGAAAATTGGACTGA
- the LOC108457184 gene encoding uncharacterized protein LOC108457184 isoform X2 → MGEEYDIVNLIVLGVISWTTVFLLVRKIFSDRSFELCNRIVSTIHGILAVILASLSVEDWSCPVCPLASASTPKQRQVLAVTVAYLIYDLICCLFDVKFTLDNTVHHLVSIVGLAAGLAFQLCGSEQVAAIFITEISSPFLHARELLKEFGYRDTDLNLAADVLFAVIFSVARMVGGPYVTFVTLTANNPLLIKDFS, encoded by the exons ATGGGGGAGGAATACGATATTGTGAATTTGATTGTGTTGGGAGTGATCTCATGGACGACAGTTTTTCTACTTGTCCGAAAAATCTTCTCCGACCGCTCCTTTGAACTTTGCAACCGCATTGTTTCTACAATCCATGGGATTTTGGCTGTGATTTTAGCCTCGCTCTCTGTTGAAGATTGGAGCTGCCCTGTTTGTCCTTTGGCTTCGGCTTCTACGCCTAAGCAG AGGCAAGTTTTGGCTGTTACCGTAGCTTATCTTATATATGACCTCATCTGCTGCCTCTTTGACGTCAAATTCACTCTTGACAACACAGTTCATCACTTGGTCAGCATCGTTGGTCTTGCAGCTGGCCTTGCCTTTCAATTG TGTGGATCAGAACAAGTTGCTGCCATATTCATAACGGAGATCTCAAGCCCTTTCCTCCACGCCAGGGAACTGCTTAAAGAATTCGGTTACAGGGACACCGATCTCAATTTAGCAGCTGAT GTCCTATTTGCTGTAATATTCTCAGTAGCAAGGATGGTGGGTGGACCTTATGTGACTTTCGTTACTCTGACAGCTAATAACCCGCTACTTATCAAG GACTTCAGTTAG
- the LOC108454060 gene encoding uncharacterized protein LOC108454060, translated as MGSACCVAARDRTIANRTGGETSHRNLRCSPSWSFCRDNRRRVAGEIDEPSYQVSNGTSRNVSMEIKGTLGSDRGNFSDQGSPLEIETYGTPTSQKSPVHEEMGGNMMTPPSDISRGSNYSVDIKNLVELPDIIDSSTPKLSFCMPSSFSPPVTDTFSSHVHLLPPNSTSSRRAHRSPGQRLLRQVSDSRILGLKSPNNYSMSEARSSFVLSRCSNDLTVGSHGGSSDGWSMRTFSELVASSQRERWSFDSEHLGSGYGKISGCSSRFSYSPSIDARTCGACSKLLAERSSWSSNEISVVSVLVCGHVYHAECLELMTPEADRFDPACPICMVGEKQVSKMCRKALKAEAELKAKHLKLLKNRVIDNSVDGSCSDIEHLENTKREGKTPKLEPSSSRRSSLAKPFLKRHFSIGSRWGRLLSENDSARKKGFWVRYRKD; from the exons ATGGGGTCCGCTTGTTGTGTTGCTGCAAGGGACAGAACCATTGCAAACAGAACAGGAGGTGAGACTTCGCATAGAAATTTGAGGTGTTCACCATCATGGAGCTTCTGCCGAGATAATCGAAGGCGTGTAGCTGGTGAAATTGATGAGCCTTCTTATCAGGTATCTAATGGAACTAGCCGAAATGTTAGCATGGAGATAAAAGGGACATTAGGCTCTGATAGAGGTAATTTTTCTGATCAAGGAAGTCCTCTTGAGATTGAGACCTATGGAACACCCACCTCTCAAAAATCACCAGTCCATGAAGAAATGGGTGGGAATATGATGACCCCTCCTTCAG ACATATCAAGAGGAAGCAATTATTCGGTTGAT ATAAAGAATTTGGTAGAATTGCCCGATATCATTGATTCATCTACACCAAAGCTTTCATTTTGCATGCCTTCATCTTTCTCACCACCAGTAACAGACACGTTCTCTAGCCATGTTCATTTGCTTCCTCCAAACTCAACCTCATCACGACGGGCTCACCGTTCACCTGGGCAACGGCTATTGAGGCAGGTTTCTGATAGTCGAATCCTAGGATTGAAGTCGCCAAATAATTATTCAATGTCTGAAGCAAGGTCCTCTTTTGTCCTTTCCCGATGTAGCAATGACTTAACAGTTGGATCTCATGGTGGTTCTTCTGATGGTTGGTCCATGCGCACATTTTCAGAGCTTGTGGCCTCTTCTCAAAGAGAAAGGTGGTCTTTTGACAGCGAACATTTAGGTTCTGGTTATGGCAAGATAAGTGGATGTAGCAGCAGATTCTCATACTCTCCTTCCATAGATGCACGAACTTGTGGTGCTTGCTCGAAGCTTTTAGCTGAGAGATCCTCATGGAGTAGCAATGAGATTTCAGTGGTTTCTGTGCTTGTCTGTGGACATGTTTATCATGCTGAATGCTTGGAGTTGATGACACCGGAGGCTGACAGATTTGACCCAGCCTGCCCAATTTGTATGGTTGGAGAAAAGCAGGTCTCAAAGATGTGCAGAAAAGCTTTAAAAGCTGAAGCAGAGTTGAAAGCAAAACATCTTAAGTTGTTAAAGAATAGAGTTATAGATAATTCTGTTGATGGTAGTTGTAGTGATATTGAACACCTAGAAAACACCAAACGAGAAGGAAAAACTCCAAAGTTGGAACCCAGTTCAAGCCGGAGAAGCTCCTTGGCAAAGCCTTTCTTGAAACGCCACTTCTCAATTGGGTCTAGGTGGGGTAGATTGCTATCAGAGAACGACTCTGCTAGGAAGAAGGGGTTTTGGGTAAGATATCGAAAAGATTGA